One window from the genome of Rhea pennata isolate bPtePen1 chromosome 16, bPtePen1.pri, whole genome shotgun sequence encodes:
- the CDK5RAP1 gene encoding mitochondrial tRNA methylthiotransferase CDK5RAP1, with the protein MQPWRRTLAAAGPFLRTAAAPRPAPARETRGAAGERGRGGAALAAGPDLRHFLAGAAPPPGGPQPLPEPGPCVAAGPAPAPRKVYLETYGCQMNVNDTEIAWAILQKSGYTRTKALDKADVILLVTCSVREKAEQAIWNRLQHLKALKARRLQTRLPLHIGILGCMAERLKEKILHREKLVDIVAGPDAYRDLPRLLAVAESGQQAANVLLSLEETYADILPVQTSAGGKTAFVSIMRGCDNMCSYCIVPFTRGRERSRPIASILQEVKMLSDQGVKEVTLLGQNVNSFRDMSEVQFQSADTPVLSRGFSTVYKAKPGGLRFAHLLDQVSRIDPEMRIRFTSPHPKDFPDEVLQLIQERHNICKQLHLPAQSGSTRVLEAMRRGYTREAYLELVHHVRDSIPGVSLSSDFIAGFCGETEEDHQQTVSLLQEVRYNVGFLFAYSMRQKTRAYHRLQDDVPADVKRRRLEELITVFREEAARTNKAMVGHSQLVLVEGPSKRSALELCGRNDGNIKVIFPDAEIEDAADCKALVRAQPGDYVWVKVTSASSQTLKGVPLCRTTLSHSAACC; encoded by the exons ATGCAGCCGTGGCGGCGCACGCTGGCGGCGGCAGGGCCCTTCCTCCGgaccgccgccgccccccgccctgCGCCCGCCCGCGAgacgcgcggcgcggcgggcgagcggggccgcggcggcgccgcgctggcGGCGGGGCCCGACCTGCGGCACTTCCtcgcgggggccgcgccgccgcccggcgggcCCCAGCCGCTGCCCGAGCCGGGGCCGTGCGTGGCGGCCGGCCCTGCCCCCGCGCCCAGGAAAG TGTACCTGGAGACCTACGGCTGCCAAATGAATGTCAACGACACGGAGATTGCGTGGGCCATCCTGCAGAAGAGTGGCTACACGAGGACGAAGGCGCTCGACAAG GCAGATGTGATTCTCCTCGTTACCTGTTCAGTGAG GGAGAAAGCAGAACAGGCTATCTGGAATCGCCTGCAGCACCTCAAGGCTCTGAAAGCCAGGAGGCTTCAGACTCGCTTACCTCTCCACATTGGGATTCTAG GATGCATGGCTGAGAGGCTTAAGGAGAAGATTCTGCACAGGGAGAAGCTAGTGGATATTGTGGCAGGCCCTGATGCATATCGTGACCTCCCTAGGCTGCTGGCAGTGGCTGAATCTGGCCAGCAAGCTGCTAACGTCCTGCTATCACTAGAAGAGACTTACGCAGATATTTTGCCTGTCCAGACTAGTGCAGGTGGCAAAACAGCATTTGT ATCCATCATGCGGGGCTGTGACAACATGTGTAGCTACTGCATTGTACCCTTCACCCGTGGCCGTGAAAGGAGCCGGCCCATTGCCTCTATTCTGCAGGAAGTGAAGATGCTCTCCGATCAG gGTGTAAAAGAAGTGACCCTTTTGGGTCAAAATGTCAACAGCTTTCGAGATATGTCTGAGGTCCAGTTCCAATCGGCTGATACCCCAGTCCTCAGCCGTGGCTTTAGCACGGTCTACAAAGCTAAACCAGGCGGCTTGCGCTTTGCACATCTCCTAGACCAGGTCTCCAGAATTGACCCAGAAATGAGGATCCGTTTCACCTCTCCACACCCCAAGGATTTTCCGGATGAG GTTCTCCAGCTTATCCAGGAGCGACACAACATCTGCAAACAGCTTCACCTCCCAGCCCAGAGTGGAAGCACACGAGTCCTGGAGGCCATGAGGCGGGG ATACACGAGAGAAGCGTATTTAGAGCTGGTACACCATGTGCGTGACTCCATTCCAG GAGTGAGCTTGAGCAGCGATTTTATTGCTGGGTTCTGTGGGGAGACAGAAGAAGATCATCAGCAGACTGTGTCCTTGCTACAGGAAGTCCGCTACAATGTAGGCTTCCTGTTTGCTTACAGCATGAGGCAG AAAACCCGGGCATATCACCGGCTGCAAGATGATGTGCCTGCGGACGTAAAGCGGAGGCGGCTGGAGGAGCTCATTACTGTCTTTAGAGAGGAGGCTGCAAGGACCAACAAAGCCATGGTGGGCCACTCTCAACTAGTGCTGGTGGAGGGG CCCAGCAAGCGCTCTGCCTTGGAGCTGTGTGGGAGGAACGATGGCAACATCAAGGTGATCTTCCCTGATGCCGAGATAGAGGATGCTGCAGACTGCAAAGCTCTGGTCAGGGCCCAGCCGGGGGACTACGTGTGGGTGAAG GTAACCTCTGCCAGCTCTCAGACCTTGAAGGGAGTTCCGCTTTGCCGTACTACCCTCTCCCACTCTGCAGCTTGTTGTTGA
- the LOC134147972 gene encoding bactericidal permeability-increasing protein-like, with product MGAWSPALACVALAACLALARAVHPGFVVRITQAGLDYARQHGVTALEKELSQLKLPDISGDFRVRRIGKVSYEISSLALRSFHLPNSQISPIPNVGLQVSISNAFAEVDGNWRVKVHFIRDHGSFDLKVENLSVKIGLKLGSDASGKPTADTSDCSTHISSVRVHFSGKLGWLYNLFHSAIESTFRRILESKVCENVVSSVHSKLQPYLQTLPVTAKIDAVVGIDYSLVAPPAATAQCLDADLKGEFFSLAHRSAVPFPPPLLAFPTDHDRMVYFGVSSYFFNTAGLAYHAAGALVFELTDSMIPKGLDFHLNTSTFSAFVPQLEKMYPDMLMKLKLSTPAAPFLNIGPQGLSLQPVVDIQAYAILPSSSLAPLFLLNLTANVSASIDVKSGRIVGSLTVGRLRLSLKHSDVGPFQVRTLQSIMNILASSILLPRLNARLGQGFPLPLPDRIRLSDIVMQSHQDFLLLGANVSYERRG from the exons ATGGGAGCGTGGAGCCCAGCGCTGGCCTGCGTGGCGCTGGCCGCGTGCCTGGCGCTGGCCAGGGCCGTGCACCCCGGCTTCGTGGTCAGGATCACTCAGGCGGGCTTGGACTACG CTCGTCAGCACGGGGTCACCGCCCTGGAGAAGGAGCTCAGTCAACTGAAGTTGCCAGACATCTCAGGGGACTTCCGAGTGCGTAGGATAGGAAAAGTGAGCTATGAGATCTCCAG cttgGCCCTTCGCAGTTTCCACTTGCCGAACTCGCAGATTTCCCCAATCCCCAACGTGGGCCTGCAAGTCTCCATCTCCAACGCCTTCGCCGAGGTGGATGGGAACTGGCGGGTGAAGGTGCATTTCAT TAGGGACCATGGTTCGTTTGACCTGAAGGTTGAGAATCTCTCTGTCAAAATCGGCCTGAAGCTGGGCAGCGACGCCTCTGGGAAACCCACTGCTGACACATCCGACTGCAGCACTCACATCTCCAGTGTTCGTGTACACTTTTCAGGCAAGCTTGG CTGGCTCTACAACCTCTTCCACAGCGCTATCGAATCCACATTCAGGAGGATCTTAGAGAGCAAG gtCTGTGAAAACGTGGTCAGCTCTGTCCACAGCAAGCTGCAGCCTTACCTCCAGACCCTGCCAG TCACCGCCAAGATAGATGCTGTGGTTGGGATTGATTACTCCCTGGTGGCCCCCCCGGCTGCTACCGCCCAATGCCTGGACGCGGACCTGAAG ggCGAATTCTTCTCCCTGGCCCACCGCTCCGCCGTGCCCTTCCCTCCTCCGCTACTCGCCTTCCCGACAGACCATGACCGCATGGTTTATTTCGGAGTCTCCAGCTACTTCTTCAACACGGCCGGCCTGGCCTACCACGCCGCAGGGGCCCTGGTCTTCGAGCTCACCGACTCCATG ATCCCCAAGGGCCTCGACTTCCACCTGAACACCTCCACCTTCTCAGCCTTCGTCCCCCAG CTGGAGAAGATGTACCCTGACATGCTCATGAAGCTCAAGCTATCCACCCCTGCTGCCCCCTTCCTGAACATTGGCCCCCAGGGTCTCTCGCTCCAGCCAGTTGTGGATATCCAAGCTTACGCCATCCTCCCCAGCTCCAGCCTGgctcccctcttcctcctcaactTG ACAGCCAACGTGTCCGCCAGCATCGATGTGAAGTCCGGCCGCATTGTGGGGAGCCTGACGGTGGGCAG GCTGAGGCTGTCTCTGAAGCATTCGGACGTTGGCCCTTTCCAG GTGCGAACACTGCAGTCAATAATGAACATACTTGCTTCCAGTATCCTGCTGCCACGTCTCAACG CACGGTTAGGCCAGGGCTTCCCCCTCCCGCTGCCGGACAGGATACGGCTCTCCGACATCGTCATGCAGTCGCACCAG GATTTCCTGCTGCTCGGAGCGAACGTCAGTTATGAGCGCAGAGGATGA